ACTCTGAGGAATCACTCGTAAGATGCCAACGTTTCACTCATCAACCAGACACGCACAGGCGCACATGCACCCACGCACACCCCCACCCAGGGTGACTGCAGGGAGGTGGTCTCCTCGTCAATCCTGATCCCCCCTCGGCACCTCTGGGGTGGGTGTGGCAAAGGGCCCCGAGAGGGTCCCTGAATGTCGCTGATGTTACAGGCGTGAGCGGGCTTGCCTCGCTGGTCCTCCGTCAGCTCCCCAGGCATGGGACTCTGGAAGGCGCCCTCCTTTATCCTTGGGATGGGGCAAGCCTTCCCCCAGGATCGACAGAGGCTGTGGCTTCTTCCCGAGCCTGTGCTTCCTGTAGCTAGCCGTCCCCCCGGTTCCCCTGTGGCTTGTACATACGTGGTTGTGTGGCATACCCCGGCCCCTGCACCGTAACCGCCATCCTGACGTAATGACTCTGGTTCCCTGACGTCCTAAACCTGAATGTTAGGCTCTAGGCTCCTgtcctgtgtgtgtgcacttaAGGCTCTGTCCAATTAAGAAATAAACGTGGCTCCTTATGCAACACCAGACGCGCGGGTCTCCACTGTGGCTTTATTTGCACATTGGATCTGTTTGATGGGGCCGGAAATGGTCACAGGGTCCATGTCCTGCACCTTCCGGAGACAGCACCCACCTCCCCAGTGGTGaggcggggaggggagagagcatcGAGGGGTGGGAGGTACAAGAGGAGCACCCACCTGCTTCCCTCGGTACCTGGCTGCAGCTGTCTGAGCAGCTCCAGGTGCCCTCGGGCACACCAACCCTTGCTCCCAGCCTAGTGCCCCGGCAGCCCGCAGCCACACgtggtcagcattaccctgatagcaaaaccagacaaagacattataagaaaataaaactacggACCAATATTCTTTAACATAGAAACAAGTATCCTCAATAACATTTTACCAGATTGAATCTAATAACATGTAAAAAGGATAAAACCTCATGACCAAGTTGAGTTTATCCTGGGAACACGAGGTTGCTTTGAAAGATAATCAGTGTAATTCACTATAGTAAACTAATAAGAGAAAATCGTTTTATCGTCTTTGTAGACAcatgaaaagcatttgacaaaacccaacatcCATTGCTAACCAAACCCCTACATAGAAGATAACTTCCTTAACCTGCTAAAGGGCGGCTACAAGAAAgctacagctgacatcatacttacTGGCAAAAAATGGAATGCTTAACCCTTAAGACTggggacaagacaaggatgccctctatcatcACCCCTATTCAACATGGTGCTGGAGGTCCCAACCAGTGTGATAaggcaaaatgaagaaagaaaacgcACACAATcagaatggaagaaacaaaactgtctctTCATAGAGCGTGTAATTGCATAAGTAGGAAATTCaagagaatatacagaaaagCTGCTAGAATtcataaatgagtttagcaagctTGCAGAATACAAGGTCACCAATGTTACTTCTACTTACAGcaataaacaattggaaatttgatttataaaaacagaacCATTCATAATAGCACCAAAAACATGAACTAtgtaggtataaatctaacaaaatgtatgcaaaatctctatgctgaaaattataaaacattgctgagagagaCCACAGAAGACCTAAGATCATCCATTGGTTCATAGGTTGGAAgtttcaatattgttaagatgttatCTCTcaccaaattaatctataaattcaacccTATCTCAATCAAAATTCCTGGTAGATATCAACCAGCTGATTATAAAAGTTACGTAAAAAGTAAAGGaactagggggctggcccggtggtgtagtggttgagttcccgtgctctgcttcagtggcccagggttcgcaggttcggatcctgggctcagacctacacacagctcatcaagccatgctgtggtggtgtcccacgtacaaaatagaggaagattggcacagatgttagatcaggaacaatcttactcaccaaaaaaaaaaaaaaaaagtaaaagaactaGTTAGCTAAAACAAGTTTGACACAGAAGAATAAAGTGAGAATTGTCACACCacccaattttaaaacttactataggggccggccccgaggccgagtggttaagttcacgcgctccacttcagcagctcagggtttcagcagtttggatcttgggtgtggacatggcaccgctcatcaggccacgttgaggtggtgtcccacgtgccacaactagaagggcccacaactaaaatatacaactatgtactagtgggctttggggagaaaaaggaaaaacaaaatcttttaaaacaaaacaaaacaaaacactataaAGCTTcagtaaccaagacagtgtggtCCTGGTGAAGAGGCAGACACAAAGATCAAGGgagcagaagagagaatggaaaaccAGACCTACACAACTCTAGCTAATTGACTGTTTTTTACAACGTTGCGAAAGCCATCCAATGGAGAAacgacagtcttttcaacaaacaacGTTAAAACAGTCGGACATTGATATGTTGTACAAAATGAGCCTCAACCTAAACCTCACACATTACACAAAACTCAAAACTGACCTTAGATCTGAAGGCAAAATCTAACTCTATAagatttctggaagaaaacaggagagaatCGCCAGGACACAGAGCTGGGTAAAGTCTTGTTAGACGTGACACCAAAAGCCCtgtccataaaagaaaagaagttcaaaattgaacttcatcacaattaaaacttttgctccaTGAAAGACGCTCTTAAGAAAATGAACGGACAAGCTACagatgggagaagatatttacaaatcgtAAATCTGACGTAGGACTTGCCTCCAGAAAACATGAAGAACTctcaaactcaataataagaaataaaataataagaagaaataaatacaataatacataCAATAAGGAATAATAAGAAACAAAGTGATCTAATTTAAAAGTGGtaggagataccactacacacttattagaatgactaactaaaattttaaaaaagagagcaaTATCAAGTGTTGTCCAGATGGAGCAGCTGGAGCTCCCCTCTGTTGCTTGTGAAAATacaaatggtacagccactctggaaaacggTTTGGAAATTTCTTAGAAATTTGAACACGCTCTTCCGTAGGACTCAGCAATCCTCTGCTGGGGCGCTACCCTGGAGATACGAAAAGCCGTGCACTTAAAAAACCCTGTATACATTCATTTAAAGCGACTCTGTTGGTAATCGAGTCTGATGGAGTCCTTCAGAGCCCCACTGTTCGTGAGTCCTGACTCCACAGCGCCCCCTCCTGACACACACTGCCCTCTCCAGATGAAGCCTGGGGCTCTAGGTTCCAAGCCTGCCCCTGGCCCCACACCTGCAGCAGGGCCTGCCCTTTCCTGACGGATGTGACAAGAACCAGCTAAGGGACACAGATGGGCAAAACCCGCCTTGGCTGACATGAGCCCAAGGAGCGGGGCTGATGCCCCCGAGGGACACGGCACAAGGTAAAGGCCGCTGCAGAGTCAGGCACACAAGGGGCCCAGGAAGGGAAATGGAGGTGGTTCTGCAGCTCCAGTCGCTTCGGGAGGATGTGCAGGGGGCAGAGGAGCACAGTCCTCAGGTCCCGCTCTCTGAAATCATGCAGACCTGGAGCGGCGTCCCAACATTATTCCCTCCTAGTTGGGGCGTGCAACCTAGCTGACCtccgtgagcctcagtttcctcatctgtagagtgggACTTCTGGGACTGCCGAGAGCCGAAATGCCACCAGCATGGAGAACACTCAGGGCACAGCTGGAGCGTGGCAGAGTCTGACAGAGGCGGCACTTGTTACTATCAGTGATCCTCACAAGATTGAAATGGCTTCCTGCCCTGTGGCTGGGGACTCCGGCAGCCACACCTGACAGCCCCGTTGTGGAGTGGAGGGGCTGTTTGTGAGGGTCCATGCTGGGAGTGCGTGGCTGAGGGAGGTGAacaggggaggggcaggccccGGGCTGCAGGATGGGAGGCAAAGTGGAGGTCTGGGAAACCCCGTGGCCTGGGAATCCTTGTTGGGCTAGAGACCCAGAGCAGGGGAGAAGGGACTGCCGTGGGTCTGCCTTCCAGGGTGAGGTCCAGTGGACTGGGGGACGGTGAGTAGTTCCTGCAAGGCTGCCCTGGGGTGGGCCCCCTGTTGGGGTTAACCTCGCCCCCTCTTTTGTGGggctcagatgccttccccaccTCTGGGAAAGTTCTGGACCTCAAAAATATCTACTGGGACAACTGAAACTAAAGCCAGCTCCTTGTGCCCCGTGCTTCAGGTCGCTTCCCCCCTGGTCTCAGTCTCCTGGTCTGTGCAAGGGGAGGCTGGCAGGGACAGATGCTGggttaggaaaataaaaagaaaaggaagcgtAAGGGAGGCGGAGACGTGGGGCGGGAGGCGACAGGGCCCCTCGGTGCTGGTGGAACTGCTTCTGGGGGAGGAAGGACAGGTCCTGGGTCTGACCCTCTGCATTAAATGTGCTGCAACTCACCCCGAGGGAGCCAGGCTCAGAGCTTGGGGCGTCAACTGGGTCAGAAGGCCTCTTGGGAAATCCAGAGATGCTGCAGGTGACAGGCTGCCATTTGGGCTGCAACCAGGACTGATGCTGCGGCCCCTGCAGGAGTCAGGAGCTGGCGATGGTGGCCAGGCCCGGCTCACCCTCCCCCTGATGTCAGCCACGCCCAGCACCTTCTCTACACAGCTGTGCTCAGCTGAGCTCCTTGGAAGGAAATTCGAACCAGTTTTGATAGCCCTGGCTCCTGTGCTCAGAGCCCACCTCCCTGGCTCTGCCCAAACATCCCCGGGGGACAGGGGTCGGGTcatggggggagggggcatggCACGCATCTCCCATTGTCCCACCTGCCCTGTTGAGCCCCCTGCCCCACTGTGTCCACTGCCTTGGCCCCTGCATGGTGTGGCTGGTGACAGTGCTGTGTCCAGGACACCTGGACCTGGATTTTTGACAGaacctgcctccccctccccagctcatTTCTCCTCCTCTTGGTGACACCCTGCTACAGGGCTCCTCACATGCCACATCCCTCCTCAGCCTGTCCCTGGTCCCCTCCAAGACAGGCCTGAGGGAGGAGCTCAGGTCCCTCCCTAGCTGGGCAGGGCTCTACCCCTACCATGCTTCCACCCACCCCCTTGGTGGCCTCTGCACTTTGCTCagtctgttccctctgcctggattgGCTCCTCCTCCACGGGTTGGCTGGTGAATCCAGCCAGTCCTTAGTGACCCAATGCAGTTGCCCCGTCTGGGGCAGTGGCCCCATCATCCTCAGCAAGGGCACCCCCTCCCCGAGTCGGCTCCTCCTCTATCATGTCCTAGGGTCACTGTGGTGCGTCGATGACCTCGAGCCCCCAAGACCACAACCTCAGGACATTGCGTCCTTGCATCCTGGCCAGTGTCCACTGCCAAGTTGCCAGGAGTGTCCCCAACTCCCCGGTCCCTCTGAACTTGAGAGCAAGGACCCAGCGACACGTCTTCAGAAGGGGGCCCGTTAGCACACGAATGGGACAAGGAGGCGTTCACAGAGAACCCCACCTGCCGAGAGAAGGGGTCCTCTCTTCCCAGGTCACCACACTCTGGGGGCCGTAGGAAGCACCTGGACTTCTCAGCCAGCTGTTTTGTTCAGGACTGACTCACAGGCACCttagaaatgcatttttctttgtctatgcTGCCAGGCAGAAAATCAAAGCATCTGGTGAGAAGGGCCCAATTCTGCAGGTTCAGCTCCCGGAGCTGTCCAGAGCCGCCCGGCTGGGCACCCACGGCTTCCTCCTGTGGGGAGACCTGGCCCCAGCACACAGCTGCCTGCACAGAGGGAACTGGTGGCAGGTGACCCAGGGTGCAGACAGAGCCAGGGACCCTCACCCAGGTGGGGACTCACCCAGGGCCAGGGAGCTGCCAGACTGTGCCTGTGGAGCCAGCCAACGTGGCCTGTGAGTCATGGGCTCTGACGGAGGCTTTGAAGAGCTGTGGCCTGTCTCCAGCACCCAGGGCTGGCCGAGGGGGGTGAAGGGCCCGTGTGTCTCGCGCCCTGGGGAGGACGCCTGGCTGAGGGGCGGTCTGCTGTGGGAGTTTCTGGTTCTGCACCTGGGTCAGAAGCAGGTGGCGATGGAGGCTAGGGCGCAGGTGTGGCGTTCCCAGGGGCAGCCGGCCCAGGTGGATTCTCCCACAGCTCCCTCACCCTTGGGGCCAGCTCCCGACACATCAGCTCAGGTTCCCTGCGCAGCCCGGCTCCTCGTGGAGCCCCCGGGCCCATGGCCGGTCTGAATGTGTCCCTCTGCTTCTTCTTCGCCACCTTCGCTCTCTGCCAGGCAGCCAGGAGGGTGTCCAAGGCTCTGCTCCCGGCGGGCGCCTATGCCAGCTTCGCCCGGGAGGCGGCAGGTGCAGCTCAGTTGGGAGCCTGCTGCCTGGAGATGCGGATGCTGGTGGAGCTCGGGCCCTGGGCCAGGGGCTTCGGCCCGGACCTGCTGCTGACCCTgctcttcctgctttttctggTGCACGGGGCGACCTTCGACGGGGCCTCGGCCAACCCCGCCGTGTCACTGCAGGAGCTCCTTCTGGCCGAGGCCCCTCTGCTGGGCACACTGCTGAagctggcagcccagggtctgggCATGCAGGCGGCCTGCGTCCTGACCCGGCTCTACTGGTCCTGGGAGCTCAATGACCTGCACGTCCTCCAGAACCTCATGGCTGAGCACTGCAGCTCGGCACTGAGCACGACCGTCCCCCACGGCACACTGGTGGAAGGCGCCTGCGCCTTCTTCTTCCACCTGACCCTCCTCCGCTTCCGGAACAGTCTTCCCATCTACAGGGTGCCGGCCGTGGCCCTGCTGGTCACCGTCATGGCCTACATAGGTGAGACCTGGCTGCCTCTCTGCTGGGCCACATCTGAACCTCCGCACCAGTGTGGCTGCCACGCCCCTCGAACCTGGGGACACCCTGGAGAGGGGCTGCTGGCCGAGGGGGCTTGCAAGGCCCCAGACTGGGGTGGCCATTTCCTGGGAGCTGGTGGTGGGATGGGCTGGATGCAGCACGGTgcgggtgggagtgggggtgggggtggggcccttGCCACCAGCAGGCCGTCCTTCCTGGCTGGGCCATCCACACTCTGAGTTGTTGCTGTTTCTCCCAGAAGCTCTGCACCCGGGCAGGTGGGGCAGTGAGGGTCATttctccagggcctggcccagaatCTGGTCTGGAAGCCCCTGTGCCCTTTGTTGCCCCTTCCTAGAGTGCCAAGACCTGCCATTTCTTCCTCACCCATGTCCTTCCTTCCCACTTGGCCCTAAATTTCTCCAGAGAGGGCAGCACCTCTTGTCCCCTCTCCCTGTCCGGGCTCCCTCCCGCAACCCAGGCCAAGTCTCCTGACCAAGCTCTCACGGAGGCCCTCAGCCCCTGTGGAAGCTGCCATCGGCCCGTGGGCTCAGCCTAAACCAGCACCCGCTTCTCAGCTTTTGGCCCCCAGGTGGCCCTCGGTCACTGGTCCTGGGCTCCCCCATGAGCACCTGCCCCACCAGGGTGATGCCCCGCCCATTCCCATCCTTGTAGAGGAGCAGAAAGCCAAGGACAGGTGTGGGACCCACCAACCACTAACTGGTGTTCCACTGTCTCTGGagtggggcagagctgggccagAACTTGGAGGTGCCAGGCTGGAGCTGCTGACAAATCCCTGAGTGGGCTCTGCCCTTACTCTGTCTGTGGGATTTGCACCCCTGGGAGGGGTCCTCCTGGAATGACCACCCCCTCTGCCCCCAAGCACTGGGGATGGGGACTCGGCAGGACAGCAGGGCCCTCCAGCAAGGTTGCCGGGTACCGCCCCGATGCTGGGAGGGACACGAACCTTCCACTTGGCAGGCCCTCTGGAGAGGACATCCTGTGACGATGGGGCTACAGATTATTCACCAAGCAGCTCGTTCCTGCTCAGGGCACTGGGGATATAACAGGATGGGGCCTGAGGGCCGAGCTCTCCATATTCTCCATCCTGGGTGGGCCAAGCCGGATAAGGACAGAGCCAGCACTTAGGGTTGACTTTCTGAGACACTGACCATGGCCTGGCACAGGACAGACACTGCAGGACCTGCACCGCAGTGGGCCCGGGAAGGTGCCACTAGAATCCTTATACagggggggaaactgaggcacggtgAGCAGAGAGCTTGCCACGAGCAGAGCTCTGCAGCCAGGTAGCCTGGGCTCCCATCCTGGAGTGACGCCCGGGAGCCCTGTTGTCAGCACAGCAGCCACCCAAGGCGCTTCCCTGAGAGCCAGTGCTGCTGTCTGCagcctggtctctacccactggCTTCAGGCTCCATGTCCAAGGGGCCACCTGCTCTCTCCAAGGCCCAGACCCTGCTCTGGCCCTGCCCGCTCAGTGATGGTGGCCCTGGGCTGGTGGTGAGGGTTGCTGGCCTGGCTCCGGTTGCTTTTCCAaggctcccctcccctgccccgtcCACTCCGCTCTTCTGGTGCTGTGTCAGTAGGCCCAGTCCCTCTccacgctctctctctctccccctctctttcttctccctgtctctgtctctgtctctgcggCTCTCTCTCAAAGACAACCTCCCACAAGGTAGGGCGTGGTGGAGAAAAGGACAGGGGCACATGAGTCTGTCCTTGGGGGTGACAGGTCAGGATGGGCGTTGGACATCCCTGGAGAGACTTATCCCCACTACACCCTGACCCCGTGACCTTTGGCCTTGGCTCCCATCAGCAGGAGGGGACAAAGTTGGGCTGAGTTCCGGCCTACACACAGGAGGACTCCTGGGGGAGTTTCGGAGGGGGGCTCTGGCACTGGCTGGAGGGACGGCTGCAGGCAGCGGCAGGACAAGGCCGGTCTGTGCTTCCCTCCGCAGCCGGGCCATTCACATCCGCCTTCTTCAACCCCGCCCTGGCCGCCTCGGTCACCTTCCGCTGCTCTGGGCACACCTTGCTGGAGTACGCCCAGGTGTACTGGCTGGGCCCTCTGACAGGTAAGGGGGAGGGGTCGCTGGGGCCCACAGAGGAGCTCCTGTGCTGGCTCTGGGAGTCCCTGAGGGCAGGTGGCAAGGCCAGCCCTAGGCAGTGGCTCAGGGCCTGGGGACAGGGATAGTCACACAAAGTGTTCCTGGAGGGCATGTCTATGGGTCCAGCCTGCAGGTGGGGAGTCCATTCAGGGACCGCTGGAGCAGAGGCTTCCTGGTTGTGGAGTCCTGAAGGGAGGGATGGATGCCAGGTCAGGGCTCCCTGGCTGCCCTATGGGGCTCTGAGGGCTCCCCTCTGGTGTAGACATGGGGGCTCCTCCTCTGTTCCAGTTAGAGACCTGTTTCCTGGACCATCTTGGGGGAGGCACTGTGAGTGGCCCATCTTGCTTTGAACCTCATCACGGAGGGGCTGGAGCCAAAAAAGGAAGGTGGCAGGGGTCAGGGAGAGGCAGACCCCTCCGAGGTACTAGGCAGACAGGTGAGGACTGTGCCTGCCATGGGGCCTCCCTATGCTGGGGTTTCTGTACCCCCTGCAGGGcatcctcacagacacagagCCAGGGGTCCCTTGATCAGGTGCTGGTCCTTGTGTCTGTGGAGCCTCAGGGGACAGTGGGCCAAGGTAGACTGGAGGGGGACCATGCTGCCTGGACAGGGCTGTGACGTGGGGTGGCCGTCCCCTGCAACCGCTGGGTGAGGCCACCCTGTGACTCCCTGAAGCTGGTGGACCCCCTGAGCCCATCTACTCTGGGCACCCTTCCTTGCCTGCACCTGTccccagggcagaggagcagCAGAGAAGGCCCTGTGCTGGGGTGACCACATCGGGGGGGTGGAGCCATCCACAGCCATGGGATCCAAGCCATTCCAGGCCCGGGGTCTGAGGCCACAGGTGGAGGCCTGCTGTCATATCATCTCCTGCTGTCACCAAACCCACACAGGTCCTTTCATCCCTTGCAGAGTAGGGCCAACAACTGAAATGTCAGGCTTGAGGCAAGGAAAGAgggattattattattgaaaggcAGCCAGACGAAGAGATGGGAGTTAGGACCCAGATCCACCTCCTCACAGGGAAACTGGGAGGGGTTTTTATCTGACCTTTAGGTGGTGGAGGGGGAGCACGTGCTGGGGCTTTAGGTCGGGGAGGGGAGCACCAGCTGGGGCTTTAGGTCGGGGAGGGGGTGCATGAGGCCGTGCTGGTTGGCCCCTTCCCGCCAGCCTGCATTTGACCTtcaagactgaatttcttttcccttgactgtctggacttttctggtcGGTTTTCATCTTCTGCCTGCGTTGGGCCTTGAGAGACTGACTCTTGATGTCTGGACCCTGACTTCCTGGGAAAGGCAGCTCGCTCACATACTGAGGAGGGACGGACAGACCTGATTAGTTGTGAACGACGGCTGCTTATGCTGAGGACgcacagctgcagttagcaaagcttatctcaaagtttctgttctcttcttctaGCCCAACGAAGATGTTTTAACCTCTTAGTCCTCTGTCTCGTTGCCTTCGGTCTTAGCCCTTTGGCCCCACAGTGCTCTCCATGCCTCTATCACATGGGTCATTGAGGCCCGGTGGAActctggaagcttcctccacTCCTCTGGGTCTGCAGTGGGGGGCTCTCAGGGAGATGGCCCCAGCCTCCCCTGTGGGAGGAGAAGCGAGCCTGCAGAGCTCCCAGGCTGACACTTGTCCCTGGGATGATGACATGGCATCATTATGACCTGTAACTTCAGCTTCCATTGTATCACACTCTCGGGTGCACACAGTCCTAGGAAAGGGACTAAGAATAGCAGtggtcccctcctctgccccgtGTCCCCTCGAAGAGGCATCTTCTCTTTAAGGGGCATGGTTCcgtgttctctttctccactcTACATAATGGGCTTGCACGGCTGCTTCGAGATTTTTCACTTGAGGCATTAACTCTTAACTCTCCACGAAGTCCTTAAAGGATTTACATCAACCTTGAAGAAAATGTGCTCTCCTCTCCAGCTTTGGCAAACTTACCCTCCCAACGAGCTGGATGGCCAGGTGGGAATTTAGGATCCTCCACTCTGGGAGTTCTGGGCAGAACCTGGGGACAAGGAGTCGGccaggcctggcccctgcccctcagacctctgcttttcccagcccaggccccacccacatCCCCCATCGCTCACACCCCCCAACACAGCCACCCACACGGATGACAGAGCACCTTGGGAGGCAGCCCTGGGAAGAAAGGGGCCCAGCAGGCTCTGTACATGGCTCAGGATGTTTGTGCAGAGGATGCTGGACCCAGGTCCCTGAGCATGGTCTATAAGGGCACACAGTTCCCAGTGGCTTGTCCCCATCTCCACGGGGTAGGCGCCCTGGGTGTGCTGGGAAGAGCCAGACCAGAGTCCAGGAAAGGGCCCCTGGCCCAGGTCTGCAGGTTCCTCCTCCTATAGAGGCTCTGGGTGTGGGTGTCCGGGGTTGCAATGAGCCCGCTGGGCCCTATGGTCTGACACTCGTCTCCCGCAGGGATGGTCCTGGCTGTCCTGCTGTATCACGGTCACCTTCCTCGC
This Equus asinus isolate D_3611 breed Donkey chromosome 19, EquAss-T2T_v2, whole genome shotgun sequence DNA region includes the following protein-coding sequences:
- the LOC106832228 gene encoding putative aquaporin-12B isoform X1 encodes the protein MAGLNVSLCFFFATFALCQAARRVSKALLPAGAYASFAREAAGAAQLGACCLEMRMLVELGPWARGFGPDLLLTLLFLLFLVHGATFDGASANPAVSLQELLLAEAPLLGTLLKLAAQGLGMQAACVLTRLYWSWELNDLHVLQNLMAEHCSSALSTTVPHGTLVEGACAFFFHLTLLRFRNSLPIYRVPAVALLVTVMAYIAGPFTSAFFNPALAASVTFRCSGHTLLEYAQVYWLGPLTGMVLAVLLYHGHLPRLFQRNLFYSQKSKYRVPRGKPAPGPGDTQMPAEGCRGREPGRRGVGQQPRSSS
- the LOC106832228 gene encoding putative aquaporin-12B isoform X2 translates to MAGLNVSLCFFFATFALCQAARRVSKALLPAGAYASFAREAAGAAQLGACCLEMRMLVELGPWARGFGPDLLLTLLFLLFLVHGATFDGASANPAVSLQELLLAEAPLLGTLLKLAAQGLGMQAACVLTRLYWSWELNDLHVLQNLMAEHCSSALSTTVPHGTLVEGACAFFFHLTLLRFRNSLPIYRVPAVALLVTVMAYIGMVLAVLLYHGHLPRLFQRNLFYSQKSKYRVPRGKPAPGPGDTQMPAEGCRGREPGRRGVGQQPRSSS